A genomic stretch from Pirellulales bacterium includes:
- a CDS encoding response regulator transcription factor has protein sequence MPKPDLKKRVAELSPRLREVLRLLSLGCSVNEIADILGLAPATVDNHRTRLYHLLGVTKASLLVRVAIKYRVSPVDETLTLGEKRRRGKKRDGWNS, from the coding sequence ATGCCCAAGCCAGACCTCAAGAAGCGCGTCGCCGAACTTTCTCCCCGGTTGCGGGAAGTCCTGCGGCTACTCAGCCTCGGTTGTTCCGTAAACGAAATTGCCGACATTCTCGGGCTCGCTCCGGCGACGGTCGACAACCATCGGACGCGGCTCTATCACCTCCTGGGCGTTACTAAGGCGAGCTTGCTTGTCCGGGTTGCGATCAAATATCGCGTGTCGCCCGTCGATGAAACGCTTACCCTGGGCGAGAAGCGGCGCCGGGGGAAGAAACGGGACGGTTGGAATTCCTGA
- a CDS encoding ISAs1 family transposase produces the protein MLTIGDREAVNLVRFFDGLPDPRSSVNRLHRLGDVIVIAICAVVALADGPTAIAQWAELNETWLKTHLALNHGIPGKDTFRRVLTLLDPVLFQQCFAAWLDGLCTAADDAPPSAQRHVAIDGKTLRRSHDRKNGLGPLHVVSAWASDCGVTLGQVATDEKSNEITAIPQLLEILDLEETIVTIDAAGCQKAIAAQIVQQGGDYVLALKGNHGKLFNDVRFALAGPLEDDVATRSVSRCVEVEQGHGRLESRTYFQMSAPDWLHGRSEWKGLKTIGAVVRTYEENGVEKSDTRSYVSSLRRHGERFAAAVRGHWGIENSLHWSLDVTYREDDSRVRHRTFAENLAWLRRFTLSLVKKHPGKQSQIMKRRMAGWSPEFLMQILAGNGC, from the coding sequence ATGCTCACGATCGGCGACCGCGAAGCGGTCAACTTGGTTCGTTTCTTTGACGGCTTGCCCGACCCGCGGTCGAGCGTCAATCGGCTGCATCGACTGGGGGACGTGATCGTCATCGCGATCTGCGCGGTCGTCGCCCTGGCCGACGGGCCGACGGCGATCGCGCAGTGGGCGGAGCTCAACGAGACGTGGCTCAAGACGCATCTGGCGCTCAATCACGGCATTCCCGGCAAAGACACGTTCCGCCGCGTCTTGACCTTGCTCGATCCGGTACTCTTCCAGCAGTGCTTCGCCGCCTGGTTGGACGGGCTGTGCACGGCGGCGGACGACGCCCCGCCGTCCGCCCAGCGGCACGTCGCCATCGACGGCAAGACGCTCCGCCGTTCGCACGATCGGAAGAACGGCCTGGGGCCGCTGCACGTCGTGAGCGCCTGGGCCTCGGATTGCGGCGTCACGCTGGGGCAGGTCGCCACCGACGAGAAATCGAACGAGATCACGGCCATCCCGCAATTGCTGGAGATTCTCGACCTCGAGGAGACGATCGTGACGATCGACGCGGCCGGCTGCCAAAAGGCCATCGCCGCGCAGATCGTGCAGCAGGGGGGCGACTACGTGCTGGCGCTCAAGGGGAATCACGGCAAGCTGTTCAACGACGTCCGCTTCGCGCTCGCTGGTCCCCTCGAGGACGACGTCGCGACCCGCTCGGTCAGCCGCTGCGTCGAGGTCGAACAAGGACACGGGCGGCTCGAATCGCGGACGTACTTCCAGATGTCCGCGCCGGACTGGCTGCACGGCCGCTCCGAATGGAAGGGCCTCAAGACGATCGGCGCGGTCGTGCGCACCTACGAAGAGAACGGCGTCGAGAAGTCCGACACCCGCTCCTACGTCAGCAGCTTGCGCCGCCACGGCGAGCGATTCGCCGCCGCCGTCCGCGGCCACTGGGGAATTGAAAACTCGCTCCACTGGTCCCTCGACGTGACCTACCGCGAAGACGACAGCCGCGTCCGCCACCGCACCTTCGCCGAGAACCTCGCGTGGCTCCGCCGCTTCACGCTGAGCCTCGTCAAGAAGCACCCCGGCAAGCAAAGCCAAATCATGAAACGACGAATGGCCGGATGGAGCCCCGAATTCTTGATGCAAATCCTTGCCGGCAATGGATGTTAG